Proteins encoded within one genomic window of Actinoplanes octamycinicus:
- a CDS encoding LLM class flavin-dependent oxidoreductase, with protein MDFHWFLPTNGDSRDIVGGGHGTPSGSAGGVRPLTIGYLGQIARSAEQLGFVGALTPTGAWCEDAWLTTAMLTEVTERLKFLVAFRPGLISPTLAAQMSSTFQRLSGGRLLLNVVTGGESGEQRQFGDFLDKDARYARTAEFLTVVRGLLRGETVSYAGEHLRVENAKLARVPEVPPTIYFGGSSPAAGPVAAEHADVYLTWGEPPAQVAEKLAWIRTLKPDMTFGIRLHVITRDTAEQAWAEASRLLRNVSEQDIAAVQAGLRQSESEGQRRMLDLHGGSRDGLVVSPNLWAGVGLVRGGAGTALVGSHTEVADRIEEYASLGISEFILSGYPHLEEAYWFGEGVLPELRRRGLWRHPAGEKGTAPTAIPFAGVPLEKAS; from the coding sequence CGGGCACGGCACGCCGTCCGGGTCGGCCGGCGGGGTGCGCCCGCTGACCATCGGCTACCTCGGTCAGATCGCGCGCAGCGCGGAGCAGCTCGGCTTCGTCGGCGCGCTCACCCCGACCGGCGCCTGGTGCGAGGACGCGTGGCTGACCACGGCGATGCTCACCGAGGTCACCGAGCGGCTGAAGTTCCTGGTCGCGTTCCGGCCCGGGCTGATCTCGCCGACCCTGGCGGCGCAGATGTCGTCGACCTTCCAGCGGCTCTCCGGCGGGCGGCTGCTGCTCAACGTGGTGACCGGTGGCGAGTCCGGCGAGCAGCGCCAGTTCGGCGACTTCCTGGACAAGGACGCGCGCTACGCGCGGACCGCGGAATTCCTCACGGTGGTCCGTGGGTTGCTGCGCGGCGAGACCGTTTCGTACGCCGGGGAGCACCTGCGGGTCGAGAACGCCAAGCTCGCCCGGGTCCCGGAGGTCCCGCCGACGATCTACTTCGGTGGCTCCTCCCCGGCGGCCGGCCCGGTCGCCGCCGAGCACGCCGACGTCTACCTGACCTGGGGCGAGCCGCCCGCCCAGGTGGCCGAGAAACTGGCCTGGATCCGCACCCTGAAGCCGGACATGACGTTCGGCATCCGGCTGCACGTGATCACCCGGGACACCGCGGAACAGGCCTGGGCGGAGGCGTCCCGGCTGCTGCGCAACGTCTCCGAGCAGGACATCGCGGCGGTCCAGGCCGGCCTGCGGCAGAGCGAGTCGGAGGGCCAGCGCCGGATGCTCGACCTGCACGGCGGCAGCCGGGACGGCCTGGTCGTCTCGCCGAACCTGTGGGCCGGCGTCGGCCTGGTCCGCGGCGGCGCCGGCACCGCCCTGGTCGGCAGCCACACCGAGGTCGCCGACCGGATCGAGGAGTACGCCTCGCTGGGCATCTCCGAGTTCATCCTCTCCGGGTACCCGCACCTGGAGGAGGCGTACTGGTTCGGCGAGGGGGTGCTGCCCGAGCTGCGCCGCCGGGGCCTGTGGCGGCACCCGGCGGGGGAGAAGGGGACCGCGCCGACCGCGATCCCCTTCGCCGGTGTGCCTCTGGAGAAAGCGAGCTGA
- a CDS encoding MMPL family transporter has translation MRRAWASLLLALVLGGLVIGLSGSTRVTNEPTASLPSSAESTRVAQLQKQLPSGRTNAALIVVAKDGRALTDADLATVTPLGRPILSQDRKAAIVSVPLPAGLSSDEAIKQVADLRAEVRDGLPAGVTAQVTGGAGFTADLADSFTGANTRLLLVTVVVVAVLLLVTYRSPLLWLVPLAVVGLADRLSTGIIALISQHTSLPVSGSTTGIVTVLVFGAGTDYALLLISRYREELHGHEDRFEAMRRALRGAGPAIAASAGTVILSLLTLLLASLESNVSLGVTAAAGIAVAALFALLVLPAALVVCGRGLFWPFVPRVGQAGVEAEKGVWARVGRAVSRKPVAVTIASMIILGVLSAGALGTRLGLSQTEQFRVKSESVAGLETLSKYFPAGAASPTVVLTSPERAEAVLATVSGTEGVAQARIAEQTTDQASIQVILDAVPDTDESYDAIRALRAGLDGEALVGGSVATSLDTRDATRHDLRVIVPVILLVVLLVLVVLLRSLVAPLLLIGTVIISFLAALGAGSFLFDHALDNQVPLFSFLFLVALGVDYNIFLVTRAREEAGKRGTRDGMVHAVAVTGAVITSAGILLAAVFAVLGVLPVITLTQIGVIVMIGVLLDTLLVRTVLVPALATILGDRFWWPGRPQVTAPGGAVAPDREPVAAERS, from the coding sequence ATGAGACGCGCATGGGCGTCGCTGCTCCTGGCCCTGGTGCTGGGTGGCCTGGTGATCGGCCTCTCCGGGTCGACCCGGGTCACCAACGAACCGACCGCGTCTCTGCCCTCCTCGGCCGAGTCGACCCGGGTGGCCCAGCTGCAGAAACAGCTGCCTTCCGGCCGCACCAACGCGGCCCTGATCGTGGTGGCCAAGGATGGCCGGGCGCTCACCGACGCCGACCTCGCCACCGTCACCCCGCTCGGCCGGCCGATCCTCAGCCAGGACCGGAAGGCCGCGATCGTCTCGGTGCCGCTGCCGGCCGGCCTGTCGTCGGACGAGGCGATCAAGCAGGTCGCCGACCTGCGGGCCGAGGTCCGGGACGGGCTGCCGGCCGGGGTGACCGCGCAGGTCACCGGCGGCGCCGGGTTCACCGCCGACCTGGCCGACAGCTTCACCGGGGCGAACACGCGACTGCTGCTGGTCACCGTGGTGGTGGTCGCGGTGCTGCTGCTGGTCACCTACCGCAGTCCGCTGCTCTGGCTGGTCCCGCTCGCCGTGGTCGGGCTCGCCGACCGGCTCAGCACCGGGATCATCGCGCTGATCTCGCAGCACACCAGCCTGCCGGTGAGCGGCTCGACCACCGGCATCGTGACCGTGCTGGTCTTCGGCGCCGGCACCGACTACGCGCTGCTGCTGATCTCCCGCTACCGGGAGGAGTTGCACGGGCACGAGGACCGGTTCGAGGCGATGCGGCGGGCGCTGCGCGGCGCCGGCCCGGCCATCGCGGCCAGCGCCGGCACGGTCATCCTGAGCCTGCTCACCCTGCTGCTGGCCAGCCTGGAGAGCAACGTGTCGCTGGGCGTCACGGCCGCCGCCGGGATCGCGGTCGCCGCGCTGTTCGCGCTGCTGGTGCTGCCGGCCGCGCTGGTGGTCTGCGGGCGCGGGCTGTTCTGGCCGTTCGTCCCGCGGGTCGGCCAGGCCGGCGTGGAGGCGGAGAAGGGCGTCTGGGCCCGGGTCGGCCGGGCGGTCTCCCGCAAGCCGGTCGCGGTCACCATCGCGTCGATGATCATCCTGGGGGTGCTGTCGGCCGGCGCGCTCGGCACCCGGCTCGGCCTGTCGCAGACCGAGCAGTTTCGGGTGAAGTCGGAGTCGGTGGCCGGCCTGGAGACCCTGTCGAAGTACTTCCCGGCCGGCGCGGCCAGCCCGACCGTGGTGCTGACCAGCCCGGAGCGGGCCGAGGCGGTGCTGGCCACGGTCTCCGGGACGGAGGGGGTGGCGCAGGCCCGGATCGCCGAGCAGACCACCGACCAGGCGAGCATCCAGGTGATCCTGGACGCCGTGCCGGACACCGACGAGTCCTACGACGCGATCCGCGCGCTGCGCGCCGGGCTGGACGGCGAGGCGCTGGTCGGCGGCAGCGTGGCGACCAGCCTGGACACCCGCGACGCCACCCGGCACGACCTGCGGGTGATCGTCCCGGTGATCCTGCTGGTGGTGTTGCTGGTGCTGGTGGTGCTGCTCCGGTCGCTGGTCGCCCCGCTGCTGCTGATCGGCACGGTGATCATCAGCTTCCTGGCCGCGCTCGGCGCCGGGTCGTTCCTGTTCGACCACGCGCTGGACAACCAGGTGCCGCTCTTCTCGTTCCTGTTCCTGGTGGCGCTCGGCGTGGACTACAACATCTTCCTGGTCACCCGGGCCCGGGAGGAGGCCGGCAAGCGCGGCACCCGGGACGGCATGGTGCACGCCGTCGCGGTGACCGGAGCGGTGATCACCAGCGCCGGCATCCTGCTGGCCGCGGTCTTCGCGGTGCTCGGCGTGCTGCCGGTGATCACGCTGACCCAGATCGGCGTGATCGTGATGATCGGCGTGCTGCTGGACACCCTGCTGGTCCGCACGGTGCTGGTGCCGGCCCTGGCCACCATCCTCGGTGACCGGTTCTGGTGGCCGGGCCGGCCGCAGGTCACGGCGCCGGGTGGCGCCGTGGCCCCGGATCGGGAGCCGGTCGCGGCCGAGCGGAGCTGA
- a CDS encoding MarR family winged helix-turn-helix transcriptional regulator, translating to MTSASAAAAAADPPSASASDPASAPAPVAASASGPASVSVPASGPASVSVPASGEAAERQRLRSRLVDLLNAYASEANHIGHAFAGRNHLHGPDLHALLAVMHAERAGAPLTPGRLGETMGLSSGATTAMIDRLERAGHLRRCRESTDRRVVHLRYGDTGMALAMAFFTPLAPRTDAVMARFEVAELQVVERFVQGMVESLTSYRDELRD from the coding sequence TTGACCTCGGCGTCGGCCGCGGCCGCGGCCGCGGATCCGCCTTCGGCCTCGGCTTCGGACCCGGCCTCGGCTCCGGCCCCGGTGGCGGCTTCGGCTTCGGGGCCCGCTTCGGTCTCGGTCCCGGCTTCGGGGCCGGCTTCGGTCTCGGTCCCGGCCTCCGGGGAGGCGGCGGAGCGGCAGCGGCTGCGCTCGCGGCTCGTCGATCTGCTCAACGCGTATGCCAGCGAGGCCAACCACATCGGGCACGCCTTCGCCGGGCGCAACCATCTGCACGGGCCCGACCTGCACGCGCTGCTCGCGGTGATGCACGCCGAGCGGGCCGGCGCGCCGCTCACCCCGGGCCGGCTGGGCGAGACGATGGGGCTCTCCTCCGGGGCCACCACCGCGATGATCGACCGCCTGGAACGGGCCGGGCACCTGCGCCGCTGCCGGGAGAGCACCGACCGCCGGGTGGTCCACCTGCGCTACGGCGACACCGGGATGGCCCTGGCGATGGCGTTCTTCACCCCGCTCGCGCCGCGCACCGACGCGGTGATGGCCCGCTTCGAGGTGGCCGAGCTGCAGGTGGTGGAACGGTTCGTGCAGGGCATGGTGGAGTCGCTGACCAGCTACCGCGACGAGCTCCGCGACTGA
- a CDS encoding tetratricopeptide repeat protein codes for MRTEPLLSQADDLLARGRAENAAHLLAPIVGRQPENVEAWHRMARAHLDMGDLNGALRSATAAWQLDPRGPETLFWLSRAATELGRHREAIDAAAAACREDPGNPRLHNRLAHAQLAAGRVGDAVDGLKIAIELAGYDADLHVTLGRAMFAAGRPLSARESINRALSLEPGHQGAHRTLALFEIAMESVVDASSLAQAADEFAESMRVGPHGRVDERAILARDACAYAARVTVTWCLIFLLALGVLSATSLVAVPAGLYLALLALGASAACAAVLFRPALGRRF; via the coding sequence GTGCGAACCGAGCCCCTCCTTTCCCAGGCCGACGACCTGCTCGCCCGTGGTCGTGCGGAGAACGCCGCCCACCTGCTCGCGCCGATCGTCGGCCGGCAGCCGGAGAACGTCGAGGCGTGGCACCGGATGGCCCGGGCGCACCTGGACATGGGCGACCTGAACGGGGCGCTGCGGTCGGCCACCGCGGCCTGGCAGCTCGACCCGCGCGGGCCGGAGACGCTGTTCTGGCTCAGCCGGGCCGCCACCGAGCTGGGCCGGCACCGCGAGGCGATCGACGCCGCGGCCGCCGCCTGCCGGGAGGATCCGGGCAACCCGCGGCTGCACAACCGGCTCGCCCACGCGCAGCTCGCGGCCGGCCGGGTCGGCGACGCCGTCGACGGCCTGAAGATCGCCATCGAGCTGGCCGGCTACGACGCCGACCTGCACGTCACCCTGGGCCGCGCGATGTTCGCCGCCGGCCGCCCGCTGAGCGCTCGCGAGTCGATCAACCGGGCGCTCAGCCTGGAGCCCGGGCACCAGGGCGCGCACCGGACCCTGGCCCTCTTCGAGATCGCCATGGAGTCCGTGGTGGACGCGTCGTCGCTGGCCCAGGCCGCCGACGAGTTCGCCGAATCGATGCGCGTCGGCCCGCACGGCCGCGTCGACGAACGCGCCATCCTGGCCCGAGACGCCTGCGCCTACGCCGCCCGCGTCACCGTCACCTGGTGCCTCATCTTCCTGCTCGCCCTCGGCGTCCTCAGCGCCACCTCGCTGGTCGCCGTCCCCGCCGGCCTCTACCTGGCCCTGCTCGCCCTGGGCGCCTCCGCCGCCTGCGCCGCCGTCCTGTTCCGCCCCGCCCTCGGCCGCCGCTTCTAA